In Gadus macrocephalus chromosome 4, ASM3116895v1, the following proteins share a genomic window:
- the LOC132456380 gene encoding uncharacterized protein LOC132456380 isoform X1, producing MASSLGVLDIERVVIAAVRAALQGVAPPVQSTSATVSTPAVPSASGTSNFATTVTSLRSGEHTLISKEDIEGLLLLGTTLSEVASILRISRPTLYKLMRVYNIRRTKFCNLSDEELDATICEIKAEHPHVGEVMLNGHLRARNIVVQRRRLRDSVQRVDGAGVESRRTTTIQRRVYTVPCPNYIWHIDGNHKLIRWKLVVHGAMDGYSRMLTFLQCSNNNRAETVMNHFSSAISKHGRPLHIRTDHGGENVQVWEDMSMHRGEHSVLTGSSVHNQRIERFNRDLNRNCSHVFAPIFYELESMEALNVDNDTDLFSLHYVYIPRINRTIDEFKSAFNNHSISSEGNRTPVQLFTLDRHLLLLNYPESAAEERTVDSLSTPLAHYSFCPLNQQDLQELVVTVNPLDNDGNKGKTLDHRVQEFVLHKIVNM from the exons ATGGCCAGTTCTCTGGGAGTCCTGGACATCGAACGGGTGGTTATTGCAGCTGTACGGGCTGCACTCCAGGGTGTAGCTCCCCCGGTCCAGTCAACATCAGCAACG GTTTCAACACCAGCGGTGCCCAGTGCCTCAGGCACTTCCAACTTTGCCACCACCGTCACATCACTGAGATCA ggTGAACATACTTTAATCTCCAAAGAAGACATTGAGGGTTTGCTGCTGCTAGGTACAACACTTTCTGAAGTAGCTTCAATCCTGCGGATCTCCAGACCCACATTATACAAGCTCATGCGGGTATATAACATAAGACGCACAAAATTTTGTAACCTTTCTGATGAGGAGTTGGATGCAACTATATGTGAGATAAAAGCAGAACATCCACATGTAGGAGAAGTTATGCTTAATGGACATTTGCGTGCCAGAAACATTGTGGTGCAGCGACGTCGTCTCAGAGACTCCGTTCAACGGGTTGATGGTGCTGGTGTTGAGTCCAGGAGAACAACAACTATACAAAGACGAGTATACACTGTGCCTTGTCCAAACTATATATGGCACATAGATGGAAATCATAAACTGATAAGATGGAAATTAGTTGTACATGGGGCAATGGATGGTTACAGTAGAATGTTAACGTTTCTCCAGTGTTCCAACAACAATCGGGCTGAAACTGTCATGAACCACTTCAGTTCAGCCATCAGCAAACATGGCCGGCCCCTTCATATTAGAACTGATCATGGAGGGGAGAATGTCCAGGTTTGGGAAGACATGAGCATGCACAGAGGTGAACATTCTGTGTTGACTGGAAGCTCTGTACATAACCAGCGAATTGAACGATTCAATCGGGACTTGAACAGAAACTGCAGTCATGTGTTTGCACCCATTTTCTATGAACTAGagtcaatggaggctttgaatgTGGACAATGATACAGATTTATTTTCTCTTCATTATGTGTACATTCCCAGGATCAATCGCACAATAGATGAGTTTAAATCTGCATTTAACAATCATTCAATTTCCTCTGAAGGAAACAGGACCCCAGTTCAGCTTTTTACACTGGACAGACATCTTCTGTTACTAAACTACCCAGAATCAGCAGCTGAGGAAAGAACAGTGGACTCACTATCAACTCCTCTTGCACATTACTCATTTTGCCCACTTAACCAACAGGACTTGCAAGAATTGGTTGTTACAGTAAACCCACTTGACAATGACGGTAATAAGGGAAAAACATTGGATCACAGAGTACAGGAATTTGTATTACACAAAattgtaaatatgtaa
- the LOC132456380 gene encoding uncharacterized protein LOC132456380 isoform X2 translates to MASSLGVLDIERVVIAAVRAALQGVAPPVQSTSATVSTPAVPSASGTSNFATTVTSLRSGEHTLISKEDIEGLLLLGTTLSEVASILRISRPTLYKLMRETGPQFSFLHWTDIFCY, encoded by the exons ATGGCCAGTTCTCTGGGAGTCCTGGACATCGAACGGGTGGTTATTGCAGCTGTACGGGCTGCACTCCAGGGTGTAGCTCCCCCGGTCCAGTCAACATCAGCAACG GTTTCAACACCAGCGGTGCCCAGTGCCTCAGGCACTTCCAACTTTGCCACCACCGTCACATCACTGAGATCA ggTGAACATACTTTAATCTCCAAAGAAGACATTGAGGGTTTGCTGCTGCTAGGTACAACACTTTCTGAAGTAGCTTCAATCCTGCGGATCTCCAGACCCACATTATACAAGCTCATGCGG GAAACAGGACCCCAGTTCAGCTTTTTACACTGGACAGACATCTTCTGTTACTAA